Proteins co-encoded in one Malus sylvestris chromosome 7, drMalSylv7.2, whole genome shotgun sequence genomic window:
- the LOC126630542 gene encoding methionine--tRNA ligase, cytoplasmic has product MAAKGSTSVSRKQLILSALCKHFSLDPKSLPENIAGDEVTSLYSTVLKSAKHGTSAQVNDGVVNWVRYAEGFPTDSQACSAALEGLNETLADVSVLLGNGFTPSEADAVVFSAVHSSVIGLSNTDRQKLPHLLRWVDYIQNKVDFGDVLEKIAVEKDKFDFRKLDELLGAKSAGKVEIDSNAKKTVQSTKTADKPGADLNTKKSDAGVKAAGEEKVTSDTKADKKATNEKTKSPETEAVEKDKEVSVSLLNIQVGLVRKAWKHPSADSLLVEEIDVGEAKLRQVVSGLAKYISPEELTNRHVVLITNVKPGKLRDVMSQGLVLCASSEDHTLVEPLLPPQGAKPGERVSFSGVDGKPEDVLNPKKKQLDKITPNLFTDDKGVATFKGIPFMTSAGPCTSSIPKGTIK; this is encoded by the exons ATGGCAGCTAAGGGAAGTACTAGCGTAAGCAGAAAGCAATTGATTCTATCAGCTCTCTGCAAACACTTCTCTCTCGATCCT AAATCGTTGCCGGAAAACATCGCTGGCGATGAAGTCACGAGCTTGTACTCAACGGTACTGAAATCAGCCAAACACGGCACCTCAGCGCAAGTGAACGATGGG GTGGTGAATTGGGTGAGATATGCAGAGGGTTTTCCTACAGATTCCCAGGCATGCTCTGCAGCTCTCGAAGGGTTGAATGAAACCTTGGCTGACGTTTCAGTGCTTTTGGGCAATGGGTTCACACCCTCTGAAGCTGATGCTGTTGTGTTTTCTGCGGTGCATTCTTCTGTG ATTGGTCTTTCAAATACAGATAGGCAAAAGTTGCCGCATTTGTTGAGATGGGTGGATTACATCCAG AACAAGGTAGATTTCGGGGACGTACTTGAGAAGATAGCGGTAGAGAAGGATAAATTTGATTTTCGA AAGTTGGATGAATTGCTGGGAGCAAAAAGTGCAGGTAAGGTGGAAATTGATTCAAATGCAAAGAAGACTGTCCAAAGCACAAAAACCGCAGACAAACCAGGGGCAGACCTGAACACAAAGAAAAGTGATGCTGGG GTAAAGGCTGCAGGGGAAGAGAAAGTTACGTCGGATACGAAAGCAGATAAAAAAGCTACTAATGAGAAGACAAAATCACCAGAAACAGAGGCAGTTGAGAAAGACAAAGAAGTTAGTGTCAGTTTATTGAATATACAGGTTGGCCTTGTGCGCAAAGCTTGGAAGCATCCATCTGCTGATAG TTTACTGGTCGAGGAGATAGATGTTGGAGAAGCTAAATTACGGCAAGTGGTCAGCGGCTTGGCAAAATATATCAGTCCAGAGGAGTTAACA AACCGTCATGTTGTGCTGATTACGAATGTGAAACCTGGGAAATTACGGGATGTGATGTCACAAGGACTG GTGCTATGTGCTTCTAGTGAAGATCACACCCTAGTAGAGCCTTTGCTTCCTCCACAAGGAGCCAAACCGGGGGAACGTGTATCATTTTCTGG GGTTGATGGAAAGCCAGAAGATGTGCTGAACCCAAAAAAGAAACAGCTGGACAAGATCACACCG AATCTTTTCACTGACGATAAGGGCGTGGCTACCTTCAAGGGTATCCCGTTTATGACCTCGGCCGGGCCTTGTACATCATCCATCCCCAAGGGAACTATCAAATGA